The Thermus islandicus DSM 21543 genomic interval GCCCTCTTTGGCCAGGAGCCGGAGGCCAGCGTCAACGCCAGCGCCCTCCGGGGGGGCGAGGCGGTGAACGCTATCCCCAAGGAGGCCTCCGCCCTCCTGGAGGTCCGGGCCTCGGAGCCAAAGCGCCTGGCCCTCCTCTTCGCCCAGGCCCAGGCCCGCCTCCAGGAGGCGGCCAGGCGGCACCGGGTGGAGCTCCACCTCGAGGTCCTGGGGGAGAGGCCTGCGGGCACCACGGCCACGGAGGCCCTGAGGCGGGCGGCGGCGGAGGCCCTCCGGGCCATCGGGGAGAAGCCCCAGTTCCAGGCGGGCTCCACGGACGCGGGGGCGGCGGTGGAGCGGGGCATCCCCGCCCTGGCCCTGGGGGTCTACCGGGGGGGCGGGGCCCACACCGAGGGGGAGTGGGTGCTTCCCCAAAGCCTCCTGGAGGGGCGGAAGGTCCTCCTCGCCTTTCTTGAGGCCCTGGGCGTAGGATAGGGCGTATGCGCGTGGGGGTGATCCAGGGGTTTCTTTCCCGGAGGTACCTAGGCTTCTGGGAGGCCTACCTGAGGGCCTTGGGGGTGGAGGTGGTCCGGGCGGAGGTAACCCCTGATCTCCGCCAGCCCTACTGCCTTCCCGTCCAGGGGCTCCTCGCCCAGGTGGCGGCCCTGAAGGGGAGGGGGGTGGACTACCTTCTCCTCCCCGATCTCCAGGGTGGGGTGGAGTCGGAGCGAGGCGGGGGGCAGTGCCCCTGGCTTTTGGACCTCGAGGCCACCCTCCGCCGCTACCTTCCTGGCCTCCCTCCGGTCCTCAAGGTGCCGGCGGAGCTTTCCGAAAGGGTCCTGGGGCGCGCAGGGGAGGTGGGGCAGATCCTCACCCAGAACCCCATGCGGGTGGGCCGGGCCCTGGACCAGACCAAAAGCCTTCTCAAGCCCCCCCCGCCCCCCAAGACCCCCCAGGGGAGCGTGGGGGTGGTGGCCCAGCCCTACCTCCTGGAGGACGAGGGGTTCCGCCGTGAGGTGCAGGAAGCCCTGGCCTCCGAGGGCCTCCTCCCCTACTTTCCCGACCTCCCTCCGGAGCGCTTGCGGGAGGAGGGGGAGAGGCTCTTTTCCCTGGACCTGCCCACGGACCGGGAGCTTCTCGGCATGGTCCACTACCTCCACCGCTTGGGCCGGGTGAGGGGCCTTCTCCTGGTGGTCTCTTACGCTTGCCCCCCTATCCCCGGGCTCCTGAGGCGGGCGGCGCGAAGGCTTTCCAAACCCTACCGCCTCCTCACCCTGGGGGAGGATTGGACCGCGGCCCTGAAGGCCCTGAAGGAGGAGATGGGGGCCTAGGTGCCCTTGCGTCAAGCCCCTTGATGGGTGCTGCGAACCGTCCCCATCAGGCCGGCCGTGAGGCGGGGTAGGGGCTTGGTGCCCTTGGATGCTCTGCCTTCGTCCTAGCCTGTCTCTACCCAGTCCCGGTGCAGCGCAACCCCTCGAGGCCCGACCGGCCCAACCTCGGCTTTGGCTCGGGCCAGCACACGGCAAGCCCGGTGATGTTGCTCCTTTACGGTCAAGGCCTCCGAGGTCTGAGCCTGGGGCTTTTGGACAACACTCAGGTCTTCGGCCTCATGGGAGAGGCCCTGGGCCTGCGCTACCAGAACCCCACCATGTCCGAGGAGGAGGCCTTGGAGCTCCTTAAGGCCAGGCCCCAAGGGGTGCTCCACCCCAGCGAGGTCTGGGCCTAGGCCCCGGGATAGGGGGGAAGGCACACCTTGGCGCGAAATCCAGCTCCTGCTTCCAGGTGCACGCTTCCCCCCTGAGCTCGGGCTAGGGTTTGCACCAATCGCAGGCCTAGACCCGTACCGGGATTGGGATGGCTGGGTGCATTCTCCACGGTAAGTTGGTTCCCGTGCACCCTGACCGTGACCTTGCCCCCACGGGCGGTGTGCTGAAGGGCGTTTTCCAGGAGGGTCACCACTATTGCCTGGAGCGCGGCGGGATGGGCCAGGACCCGGCAAGGCTCTTCTGGAAGGTCCAGCTCCAGGGTAAGCCCTCGCTTCTGGAAAGCGGGCCGCAGAATCTCTGCTTCGGTAAAGGCCACGGTATCCAGCTCCACCCCTTTCCGTTCCAAGGCATCGGCTTCGGCGCGGGCCAGGAGGAGGACGCGGTCCACCAGCTCCCTAAGCCGCTCGGCCTGGGAACGGGCCTCCTCGAGGTGGCCTCGCTCCAGGTGGCCCAGCATCGAGGTAAGAGGGGTCCTTAGGGCGTGGGCTGCCTCTTGAGCGAATCGCCGCTCTACTTCCAGGGCCTCGTCCAGGGCGTCTAGCACTCGGTTGAAGGCAGCTACCATCTGGGCTACCTCATCCTGGGAGGCCGGGTGAGGAAGCCGCCGCTTCCAGGCGCGTTCCGCCGCCAGGAGGTGGGCGGTTTGGGTGGCC includes:
- a CDS encoding sensor histidine kinase; the encoded protein is MNLRTRFALSAALAVALGISLGSLALKEALKAHLIRQLQQELEALLQVATPRVVQDEEGLPRFSLDRDLLSPLLPGTLLLLVGPSGLLDAVGLLPPLPEVEALARGEEKGYLVREVPLETPGLRLLAARDLKEVAQVMALVDRLLPWAFLLGVGTALASAIVLAGRALTPLTKATQTAHLLAAERAWKRRLPHPASQDEVAQMVAAFNRVLDALDEALEVERRFAQEAAHALRTPLTSMLGHLERGHLEEARSQAERLRELVDRVLLLARAEADALERKGVELDTVAFTEAEILRPAFQKRGLTLELDLPEEPCRVLAHPAALQAIVVTLLENALQHTARGGKVTVRVHGNQLTVENAPSHPNPGTGLGLRLVQTLARAQGGSVHLEAGAGFRAKVCLPPYPGA
- a CDS encoding acyl-CoA dehydratase activase-related protein; amino-acid sequence: MRVGVIQGFLSRRYLGFWEAYLRALGVEVVRAEVTPDLRQPYCLPVQGLLAQVAALKGRGVDYLLLPDLQGGVESERGGGQCPWLLDLEATLRRYLPGLPPVLKVPAELSERVLGRAGEVGQILTQNPMRVGRALDQTKSLLKPPPPPKTPQGSVGVVAQPYLLEDEGFRREVQEALASEGLLPYFPDLPPERLREEGERLFSLDLPTDRELLGMVHYLHRLGRVRGLLLVVSYACPPIPGLLRRAARRLSKPYRLLTLGEDWTAALKALKEEMGA